From a single Ursus arctos isolate Adak ecotype North America unplaced genomic scaffold, UrsArc2.0 scaffold_34, whole genome shotgun sequence genomic region:
- the MORC2 gene encoding ATPase MORC2 isoform X4 has product MAFTNYSSLNRAQLTFEYLHTNSTTHEFLFGALAELVDNARDADATRIDIYAERREDLRGGFMLCFLDDGAGMDPSDAASVIQFGKSAKRTPESTQIGQYGNGLKSGSMRIGKDFILFTKKEDTMTCLFLSRTFHEEEGIDEVIVPLPTWNARTREPVTDNVEKFAIETELIYKYSPFHNEEEVMTQFMKIPGDSGTLVIIFNLKLMDNGEPELDIISNPRDIQMAETSPEGTKPERRSFRAYAAVLYIDPRMRIFIHGHKVQTKRLSCCLYKPRMYKYTSSRFKTRAEQEVKKAEHVARIAEEKAREAESKARTLEVRLGGDLTRDSRVMLRQVQNTAITLRREADVKKRIKEAKQRALKEPKELNFVFGVNIEHRDLDGMFIYNCSRLIKMYEKVGPQLEGGMACGGVVGVVDVPYLVLEPTHNKQDFADAKEYRHLLRAMGEHLAQYWKDIAIAQRGIIKFWDEFGYLSANWNQPPSSELRYKRRRAMEIPTTIQCDLCLKWRTLPFQLSSVEKDYPDTWVCSMNPDPEQDRCEASEQKQKVPLGTFRKDLKTQEEKQKQLTEKIRQQQEKLEALQKTTPIRSQADLKKLPLEVTTRPSTEEPARRPQRPRSPPLPAVIKNAPSRPPSLQAPRPASQPRKAPVISSTPKPPALAAREEASTSRLLQPPEAPRKPTNTPVKTAPRPTPVVQPLSPSLLPNSRSPREVPAPRAIKTPVVKKPEPPTKLSPTTPGRKRTLGVSDEEEAEEEAERRRERSKRGKFAVKEEKKDLNELSDSAGEEEPADLKRAQKDKGLHVEVRVNREWYTGRVTAVEVGKHVVRWKVKFDYVPTDTTPRDRWVEKGSEDVRLMKPPSPEYQSPDTQQEGGEEEEEEVVVAQQAVAMAEPSTSDCIRIEPDTTAPSTNHETIDLLVQILRNCLRYFLPPSFPISKKELSAMNSDELISFPLKEYFKQYEVGLQNLCHSYQSRADSRAKASEESLRTSERKLRETEEKLQKLRTNIVALLQKVQEHPDQEGWRWCGCLGLIPARPTDIDINTDDELDAYIEDLITKGD; this is encoded by the exons AACTACTCATGAATTCTTGTTTGGTGCTCTTGCTGAACTGGTTGATAATGCAAG AGATGCTGATGCCACCAGAATAGATATTTACGCAG AAAGGCGAGAGGACCTTCGAGGAGGATTTATGCTTTGCTTTTTGGATGATGGGGCAGGAATGGATCCAA GTGATGCTGCCAGTGTGATCCAGTTTGGGAAGTCAGCCAAGCGAACACCTGAGTCCACCCAGATTGGGCAGTATGGGAATGGGTTAAAATC GGGCTCAATGCGCATTGGGAAGGATTTTATACTCTTCACTAAGAAGGAAGACACCATGACCTGCCTCTTCTTGTCTCGGACTTTTCACGAGGAGGAAGGCATTGATGAA GTGATAGTCCCATTGCCCACCTGGAATGCTCGGACCCGGGAACCTGTCACAGACAACGTGGAGAAGTTTGCCATCGAGACAGAACTCATCTACAAGTATTCTCCCTTCCACAATGAAGAGGAAGTTATGACTCAGTTCATGAAGATTCCTGGGGACAGTG GAACACTGGTGATCATCTTCAACCTTAAACTGATGGACAACGGAGAGCCAGAGTTAGACATAATCTCAAATCCAAGAGACATCCAGATGGCAGAGACTTCCCCGGAGGGCAC GAAGCCAGAGCGGCGCTCCTTCCGTGCCTATGCTGCTGTGCTCTATATTGATCCCCGGATGCGGATCTTCATCCATGGGCACAAGGTGCAGACCAAGAGGCTCTCCTGCTGCCTATATAAGCCCAG GATGTACAAGTACACATCAAGCCGTTTCAAGACTCGTGCAGAGCAGGAGGTGAAGAAAGCTGAGCATGTAGCACGGATTG CTGAGGAGAAGGCACGGGAGGCAGAGAGCAAAGCTCGGACCTTAGAAGTTCGACTAGGTGGAGACCTTACACGGGACTCCAGG GTGATGTTGCGGCAGGTCCAAAACACAGCCATTACTCTGCGCAGAGAAGCTGATGTCAAGAAGCGGATCAAGGAGGCCAAGCAGCG AGCACTTAAAGAAcctaaggaactgaattttgtttttgggGTCAACATTGAACATCGGGACCTGGATGGCATGTTCATCTATAACTGTAGTCGCCTGATCAAGATGTATGAGAAAGTGGGCCCACAGCTGGAAGGGGGCAT ggCATGTGGTGGGGTTGTCGGGGTTGTTGATGTGCCCTACTTGGTCCTGGAACCTACACACAACAAGCAGGACTTTGCTGATGCCAAGGAGTACCGGCACCTGCTGCGGGCGATGGGGGAGCACCTGGCACAGTACTGGAAGGACATTGCCATTG CCCAGAGGGGAATCATCAAGTTCTGGGATGAGTTTGGCTACCTCTCTGCCAACTggaaccagcccccatccagtgAGCTACGTTACAAGCGCCGGAGAGCTATGGAAATCCCAACCACCATCCAGTGTG ATTTGTGTCTGAAGTGGCGAACCCTCCCCTTCCAGCTGAGTTCTGTGGAAAAAGATTACCCTGACACCTGGGTTTGCTCCATGAACCCTGATCCTGAGCAGGACCG ATGTGAGGCTTCTGAACAGAAGCAGAAGGTTCCCCTGGGGACATTCAGAAAGGACCTGAAGACacaagaagagaagcagaagcagctgACAGAGAAAATTCGCCAGCAGCAGGAAAAGCTAGAAGCCCTGCAG AAAACCACACCTATCCGCTCCCAAGCTGACCTGAAGAAATTGCCTTTGGAAGTGACAACCAGACCTTCCACTGAG GAACCTGCACGTAGACCTCAGCGACCTCGGTCACCTCCTTTACCTGCTGTGATCAAGAATGCCCCGAGTAGACCCCCTTCCCTGCAAGCTCCcaggccagccagccagccccgaAAGGCTCCTGTCATCAGCAGTACCCCAAAGCCTCCTGCCCTGGCAGCTCGGGAGGAGGCCAGTACATCCAGGCTGTTGCAACCACCTGAGGCCCCCCGAAAGCCTACTAACACGCCGGTTAAGACTGCGCCCCGGCCCACCCCTGTGGTGCAGCCACTGTCACCATCTCTGCTACCCAACTCCAGGAGCCCTCGGGAGGTTCCTGCTCCCAGAGCCATCAAGACTCCAGTGGTCAAGAAGCCAGAGCCACCCACTAAACTCTCCCCC ACCACTCCTGGTCGCAAGCGGACTCTTGGGGTCTCTGACGAAGAAGAAGCTGAGGAAGAGgctgagaggaggagagagaggtctAAGCGGGGCAAGTTTGCagtgaaggaggaaaagaaggactTGAATGAG CTCTCGGACAGTGCTGGGGAAGAGGAACCAGCTGACCTTAAGAGGGCTCAGAAAG ATAAAGGGTTGCACGTGGAGGTGCGTGTGAACAGGGAGTGGTACACAGGCCGTGTCACAGCTGTGGAGGTGGGCAAACACGTGGTGCGGTGGAAGGTGAAGTTTGACTACGTGCCCACAGACACCACTCCGAGAGACCGCTG GGTGGAGAAAGGCAGTGAGGATGTGCGGCTGATGAAGCCCCCTTCTCCGGAGTACCAGAGCCCCGACACGCAGCaggagggcggggaggaggaggaggaggaggtggtggtggccCAGCAGGCTGTAGCCATGGCAGAGCCCTCCACTTCCGACTGCATCCGCATAGAGCCTGACACCACTGCCCCGAGCACCAACCACGAGACCATTGACCTGCTCGTCCAGATCCTCCG gaATTGTTTACGATATTTTCTGCCTCCAAGTTTCCCCATCTCCAAGAAGGAGCTTAGTGCTATGAATTCAGATGAGCTAATATCATTTCCTCTG AAAGAGTACTTCAAGCAGTATGAAGTGGGGCTCCAGAATCTGTGCCATTCCTACCAGAGCCGTGCCGACTCACGGGCCAAGGCCTCCGAGGAGAGCCTGCGCACTTCTGAGAGAAAGCTCCGAGAGACAGAGGAGAAGCTGCAGAAGCTGAGGACCAACATCGTGGCGCTCCTGCAAAAGGTGCAGGAG CATCCTGACCAGGAGGGCTGGAGGTGGTGCGGCTGCCTGGGCCTCATCCCAGCCAGACCCACG GACATAGACATCAACACAGATGATGAGCTGGATGCCTACATCGAGGACCTGATCACCAAGGGGGACTAA